The sequence below is a genomic window from Sphingobacterium sp. ML3W.
ATAGAGGTTGACAAACAAATCAAAAAAGGTATTAAGAAAGACTTAGCAATACTTAATGTAATCCGCAAGTATATCAAAGATTCTAAAGCAATCCGTTTTGAAGGAAATGGCTATAGTGAAGAGTGGGAGAAAGAAGCGGAAGCAAGAGGCTTATCCAATATCAAATCTACACCTAAAGCTTTAGATGTTTATGTGAAAGAAGAAGCATTAGCTTTATTTGAAAAATTAGGAATCTATACCAGACGCGAAAGTGAAGCTCGTCATGAAATATTGTTAGAGAACTTTTACAAAAAACTTCAGATTGAAGCACGTGTTATTGAAGAAATCGTTAATAATCAAATTGCTCCAGCATGTTTGGTCTATCAAAATGAGTTGATCAAAAATGTACAAGGCTTGAAGGATCTTGGTTTAGGAAAAGAAGCTTATAGCTCGCAGTTGAATTTCTTAGAACGTATATCACTACATGTAAATACCGTTCTTGAAAAGGCTGAGGAGATGCGTAAAGAACGTAAAAAAGCAAATCAGATTGAGGATATGCGTGAAAAATCTATTGCTTATGATGAGCTAGTCAAGCCATATTTTGATGATATTCGCTACCATGTTAATAAATTAGAGAAAATTGTAGATGACCAAAAATGGCCATTGCCTAAATTGCGTGAATTATTATTCATGGGTTAGACGACACATGAGCATACATACTAGAAGCTACTCAACTTGAGTAGCTTCTAGTATGTACAGGCTTATTGTAACAATATGTTGTATTGTCATATTAATTTCATATTGTCGTTGTTTCTTATTTCCTCAATCCTTAAATTTAGTACTTAAAAGGAAGAAGAAATGAAGATGTTTGCAATTAAATACAGGAAACTATCTATAGTCACAGCAGTTATTGCGACGGTGATGACTATGAGTGCTTTTATTCCGCATCAGGAGAAGCAAAAAGAGGAAAAATTCACGAATCTGAAAGTATTACCAAAAAATACCACTCCAGATGAGTTAAAGGTAATTATGCGCGAGTTTAATGCCTCTTTGGGAGTGAAGTGTGGGTTCTGCCATGCGCCATCGCAAGAGAATCCTAAAGAATTGGATTT
It includes:
- a CDS encoding c-type cytochrome → MKMFAIKYRKLSIVTAVIATVMTMSAFIPHQEKQKEEKFTNLKVLPKNTTPDELKVIMREFNASLGVKCGFCHAPSQENPKELDFASDGNKHKNIARDMIKMTAKINKKYFHRTNKEGQIKAISCKTCHNGNEHPEMKIAGL